The Rana temporaria chromosome 13, aRanTem1.1, whole genome shotgun sequence genome has a window encoding:
- the LOC120921083 gene encoding gonadotropin-releasing hormone II receptor-like isoform X1: MNASDQPMGDGEAAPPGLCAFKGFNLSCVHPNGFEKPHGPNITFLNEDHFVLPTFSTAAKIRVAITCVLFISSACFNMATLWTITYKYRKKSHIRILIINLVAADLLITFVVMPLDAVWNVTIQWYAGDVACRILMFLKLVAMYSSAFVTVVISLDRHAAILNPLGIGDAKKKNKAMLSVAWTLSLLLATPQLFVFHTVSRSQPVHFVQCATVGSFKAHWLETLYNMFTFCCLFLLPLLIMVFCYGKILVEISRKMKKAEASSREVNLRRSYNNIPRARMRTFKMSLVIVLTFIVCWTPYYLLGIWYWFSPEMLTSRRVPPSLSHILFLFGLFNTCLDPIIYGLFTIHFRREIRRVCRCATQGKDADATSLGTGSFRVSTAAVPLKRSAGVSGGSCKFDLEVTGVGLHSGKCEHCKRQIVESFM, translated from the exons ATGAACGCTAGTGACCAACCTATGGGAGATGGAGAGGCCGCCCCTCCGGGTCTCTGCGCCTTCAAAGGCTTCAACCTCAGCTGCGTCCACCCCAATGGTTTTGAGAAACCGCATGGACCCAATATAACTTTCCTTAATGAAGATCACTTTGTGCttcccaccttctccaccgctgccAAGATCCGAGTGGCCATCACTTGCGTCCTCTTCATTTCCTCCGCCTGTTTTAACATGGCCACTCTATGGACCATCACCTATAAGTACCGAAAGAAATCGCACATCCGCATCCTCATCATCAACCTGGTGGCAGCCGATCTGCTGATCACCTTCGTGGTGATGCCGCTGGATGCGGTGTGGAACGTCACCATCCAGTGGTATGCCGGCGATGTGGCCTGCAGGATTCTCATGTTCCTCAAGTTGGTGGCCATGTACTCTTCGGCCTTTGTTACCGTGGTGATCAGCCTTGACCGGCACGCCGCCATCTTGAACCCGCTGGGCATAGGAGATGCGAAAAAGAAGAACAAGGCCATGTTGTCCGTAGCCTGGACACTTAGTCTACTCTTGGCTACTCCACAG CTGTTTGTGTTCCACACGGTGAGCCGGTCACAGCCAGTCCACTTCGTCCAATGTGCCACGGTGGGCAGCTTCAAGGCCCACTGGTTGGAGACCCTGTACAACATGTTCACCTTCTGCTGCCTCTTCCTTCTCCCGCTCCTTATCATGGTCTTCTGCTACGGAAAAATCCTGGTGGAGATCTCCCGCAAGATGAAGAAGGCTGAAG CCTCCTCCAGAGAAGTCAACCTCCGGCGCTCCTACAACAACATCCCGCGGGCTCGGATGAGGACTTTCAAGATGTCGCTGGTCATCGTCTTGACGTTCATCGTGTGCTGGACTCCGTACTACCTCCTGGGGATCTGGTACTGGTTCTCCCCGGAGATGCTGACCAGTCGAAGGGTTCCTCCGTCCCTCAGCCACATCCTCTTCCTCTTTGGCCTTTTCAACACGTGCCTCGACCCCATCATCTACGGCCTCTTCACCATCCACTTCCGCCGGGAAATACGGCGCGTCTGCAGGTGCGCCACTCAGGGAAAGGATGCCGACGCCACCTCGCTGGGCACCGGGTCCTTCCGCGTCTCCACAGCCGCCGTGCCCTTGAAGAGGTCGGCGGGGGTTTCGGGAGGCTCCTGTAAGTTCGACCTGGAGGTGACTGGAGTGGGCCTCCATTCAGGGAAATGCGAACACTGTAAGCGCCAAATCGTAGAGAGCTTTATGTGA
- the LOC120921083 gene encoding gonadotropin-releasing hormone II receptor-like isoform X2, translating to MNASDQPMGDGEAAPPGLCAFKGFNLSCVHPNGFEKPHGPNITFLNEDHFVLPTFSTAAKIRVAITCVLFISSACFNMATLWTITYKYRKKSHIRILIINLVAADLLITFVVMPLDAVWNVTIQWYAGDVACRILMFLKLVAMYSSAFVTVVISLDRHAAILNPLGIGDAKKKNKAMLSVAWTLSLLLATPQVASSREVNLRRSYNNIPRARMRTFKMSLVIVLTFIVCWTPYYLLGIWYWFSPEMLTSRRVPPSLSHILFLFGLFNTCLDPIIYGLFTIHFRREIRRVCRCATQGKDADATSLGTGSFRVSTAAVPLKRSAGVSGGSCKFDLEVTGVGLHSGKCEHCKRQIVESFM from the exons ATGAACGCTAGTGACCAACCTATGGGAGATGGAGAGGCCGCCCCTCCGGGTCTCTGCGCCTTCAAAGGCTTCAACCTCAGCTGCGTCCACCCCAATGGTTTTGAGAAACCGCATGGACCCAATATAACTTTCCTTAATGAAGATCACTTTGTGCttcccaccttctccaccgctgccAAGATCCGAGTGGCCATCACTTGCGTCCTCTTCATTTCCTCCGCCTGTTTTAACATGGCCACTCTATGGACCATCACCTATAAGTACCGAAAGAAATCGCACATCCGCATCCTCATCATCAACCTGGTGGCAGCCGATCTGCTGATCACCTTCGTGGTGATGCCGCTGGATGCGGTGTGGAACGTCACCATCCAGTGGTATGCCGGCGATGTGGCCTGCAGGATTCTCATGTTCCTCAAGTTGGTGGCCATGTACTCTTCGGCCTTTGTTACCGTGGTGATCAGCCTTGACCGGCACGCCGCCATCTTGAACCCGCTGGGCATAGGAGATGCGAAAAAGAAGAACAAGGCCATGTTGTCCGTAGCCTGGACACTTAGTCTACTCTTGGCTACTCCACAGGTAG CCTCCTCCAGAGAAGTCAACCTCCGGCGCTCCTACAACAACATCCCGCGGGCTCGGATGAGGACTTTCAAGATGTCGCTGGTCATCGTCTTGACGTTCATCGTGTGCTGGACTCCGTACTACCTCCTGGGGATCTGGTACTGGTTCTCCCCGGAGATGCTGACCAGTCGAAGGGTTCCTCCGTCCCTCAGCCACATCCTCTTCCTCTTTGGCCTTTTCAACACGTGCCTCGACCCCATCATCTACGGCCTCTTCACCATCCACTTCCGCCGGGAAATACGGCGCGTCTGCAGGTGCGCCACTCAGGGAAAGGATGCCGACGCCACCTCGCTGGGCACCGGGTCCTTCCGCGTCTCCACAGCCGCCGTGCCCTTGAAGAGGTCGGCGGGGGTTTCGGGAGGCTCCTGTAAGTTCGACCTGGAGGTGACTGGAGTGGGCCTCCATTCAGGGAAATGCGAACACTGTAAGCGCCAAATCGTAGAGAGCTTTATGTGA